GCTGCGCTTCCCCGTCCATCGGGGCCTCGCGGCCGCCTTCAATGCGGGCATCGCGCACGCGCTCGCGATGGGCGCCGACTGCATCGTCAACTTCGACGCGGACAACCAGTACGACGCGGCCGACCTGCCGCTCCTGACGGATCCGATCGTGCGCGGAGAGGCGGACGTCGTCGTCGGCGACCGCCGGCCGGACGCGCTCCCGCATTTCTCGCCGGGCAAGAAGCTCCTGCAGCGCGCCGGGTCGTGGGTCGTGCGCCAGGCATCGGGAACCGACGTCGCCGACGCGACCTCGGGATTCCGCGCGCTCTCGCGCGAGGCCGCGCGGTCGCTCAACGTCTTCTCGAAGATGACGTACACGCTGGAAACGCTGATCCAGGCCGGGTCGAAAGGGCTCCGTGTCGCGTCGATTCCGATCCGCGTCCGCCCGACGTACCGCCCGTCACGGATCGTCCGGTCGAACCTCCACTACGTGCTCGTCTCCGGGGCGAACATCCTGCGGATCACGGCCCTCTACAAGCCGCTCAAGGTCTTCTCGGGGGCGGCGGCCGTGCTCGTGGCCGCGGGCCTCGCGCTCGTCGCGCGTTTCTTCTGGTACTACTTCGGCCCGCGCCCCGGCGGCCACGTCCAGTCGCTCATCGTCGCGGCGATCCTGATCGTCGTCGGCGTGCAGACCTTCCTGATCGCTCTGCTGGCCGATCTCGTCTCCATCAACCGAACGCTGCTGGAACAACTGCAGGAGCGGCAGAGCCCGCCTCCCTCTCCGCCGAAAACGCTTCAATAGTTTCGCGTCAAACGGACGATTCGATCCCGCGCAAGAAAATCGGTGCGCGTGCATCATGACTTGGTGCGCTCCGGGGCGTACGGTGGATTCCGCGTTTCGACGAAGGAGTCCGGCCGGCGTCCGGGACCCGTCGCCGGCGGGCTCAAACATCATCGGTACCGGAAATGGAGGATCGAATGAAAAGGATATTGATGGGCCTGGCAGCGATGGCTGCGCTCGTCGTCACCCTCCCCGCCTGGGCGGGAAACGGCATCGACCTCAACGGCACCCACTACAACCTGAACATCGTCGGCGTGGAAAACCCGAAGAGCTCTACGATGAACGGTGCCGACGGACACACCATCTTCGTCGCACTCGGGTCGAAGGACTCGGCGCCGGTCGTGACCAAGATCTGGCTGACCCAAGGCGACTTCCAGGTCTGCGATGCGAACGGGTTCGACGCTGCCTACAACTGCGACGGAGTACAGATCGGCCGGACATTGAACGGCGCGGTGTTCCAGCTGCCGTGCGACACGGCGATCACCACGAACTACGGGTGCGACGATGGGTTCAAAACATCGTACTCAGTCTGGGGGCGCGCGCTCGGTCAGCCCGGAGGCAGCGCCGTCATCACGACCTGCGCCTACGACAAGTTCACGAACGAGGTGGTCTGCTCGACCGAAAACACTCTCAACGTCTTCTCGCGCGGCAGCGGAAAGCAGATCTTCCAGGATGTGACCAGCGAGCTCACGACTCTCCAGGACGTCTGCTTCAACATCTCGAGCACCGTCCAGGTGTGCGACAAGAGCGTGTCGCTCTTCAACGACGCCCTCGAGGACTATTTCTGGAAGTACGAGAACAAGGGGCTGCGTCTCGCCCAGATTCGGTTTTATCTGAACCCGAGCGAGTAGTGGTTTCTTTCTCCCCTTCCCCGGAGCGGGCCGCGAAGGCGGCCCGCTCCTTTCTTCTCTTCGGACGACATCCGAGGATCGCCCGATGCGGCGCCGGGGCGGTCCTCGCTTCCTTCGCCGCTCTCGTCTCGGCCGCTCCGAACGCGGTGGTTCGCGATTCCGTCCACGATTTCGGCCGAGTCCGGCTCGGCGCGAAAATCCTTCACTCGTTCCCGATCCACAACTCGGGGGACGCTCCGCTCGAGCTCACGGGGGCCCGTCTGTCGGATTCCGGAATGACCTGCCACATGCCCCCGCGCATTCCTCCGGCGGGAGACGGCGCGATCGACGTGGAGTGGTCGACGGGCAATGCCGTGGGGGCGCTCCGCGGACGGGTATCCCTGCGGACGAACGACCCGAGCCGTCCCGAGGTCCCTCTCGTCCTCGAGGGGAAGGTCTACGGGCCCCTCGACGTCGATCCCTTTCCCGCCGTGTTTCTGTCCGCCTTTCGCGATGAAGACGTCCGCCGGGAACTGACGTTCACCAGCAACCAATCGCGGCCCGTCGACCTGCGTCTGCTTCCCTCACCCGGATCGCATTACCGGGCGGGGCTCGAAACGGTCGAAGCGGGGAAGAAATGGCGCTTGACGGCGGGCGTCGAGTCAGGAACCGGCCCGGGCCGTTACGAGGAATCCCTCCGGCTCGAAAGCAGCGACCCGCAGATAGGCGCGGTGCGCATCCCGGTCCACCTCTTCATCAAGGCGGACCTCTACGCCAATCCCGATAGTTTCGACTTCGGCGACGTCCCTCTCGAGCGCGTCCGGAGGCAGCCCGGCGCTCTTGCGCTGCTGCGCCAGGCCGTCTTCCTGAAGAAGCGGCGCGGCGGATTTCACGTGCGGGCCGTCCGGTCGGACGTCGCCGCCCTCGACCTTGGCGCGACGCCCCCGACCGGCGAGAGCGGCTCTTTCGAGATCCTGGCGGGCCTGCGCGCGGACGCCCTGCACCCCGGCAGTCTCGACGGCACGGTCACGATCGAGACCGACGATCCCGGTTTCCCGGTGTTGACGATCCCGGTGCGCGGCCGGATCGTCGAAAAGTAGCGCGACCCGCGCCCTGGGACGCGCGGCCGGTCCTTCGCCGATTCTTCGGAGGGTTACGGGTGTGCCCGACCTCGGTTGCCAAGTCGACGAGGCGCGGCGAGGCGCGAGGCCGACGGAATGCGGGTCGGCCGCGGCGTACCGAGTCGTACTGGCGAATGTACGGCGAGGGCGGCGCGGCCGGAACGCGCCCGTCCGGCTCGATGCATCGCCGCGCCGGCTACTAGTACCACTTGCCCGGCGCGCGGTTCAGCACGGTCGCGTCCTCGAGCACGGCGAAGGCCTTTTCGGAATCGTCCGCGACCGAATACAGGATGCGATGCTCCTTCCGCACGACCCCGTCCGCGATCGCCCGCTCGAACTGGGCGAGCAGCGAATCGTAATAGCCCCGGACGTTCACGAAGACGATCGGCTTGCTGTGGATCCCGAGCTGCTTCCAGGTCAGCATCTCGAAGAACTCTTCCATCGTGCCGAACCCTCCCGGAAAGGCGACGAAGGCGTCGGCGTTCTTGAACATCTCCGACTTGCGGTCGTGCATCGTCTCGACGACCTTGAGCTCCGTCAGGCTGGGATGCGCGACCTCGCGGCCGACGAGCGCGCTCGGGATGACCCCGAGGACCGAGCCTCCTCCCGCGAGGGCGGCGTCCGCGAGGGCTCCCATCGGCCCGACCGAAGCGCCGCCGTACACGAGGCGCCATCCGCGGCGGGCGAGCCCCGCGCCGAACGCCTTCACTTCCTGGAACAGCCACGGGGCCGCCGCGGTGGAAGACGCGCAGTAGACGCAGACGGAACGGATCTCCATCAGGCCGCCGGGTGCCGGCTCCCCGGAGCCTCGAGGGGAAACCCTTCCGCGCAGAGGGGACAGCCGTTCTCCGGCCATCCCGGGGCCTCCACGGCGAGGAGCGAGCGCCAGGGAACCGCGAGGGCGTCGGGCGGCAACCCGCGGTCGACGA
Above is a genomic segment from Thermoanaerobaculia bacterium containing:
- a CDS encoding glycosyltransferase family 2 protein, whose protein sequence is LRFPVHRGLAAAFNAGIAHALAMGADCIVNFDADNQYDAADLPLLTDPIVRGEADVVVGDRRPDALPHFSPGKKLLQRAGSWVVRQASGTDVADATSGFRALSREAARSLNVFSKMTYTLETLIQAGSKGLRVASIPIRVRPTYRPSRIVRSNLHYVLVSGANILRITALYKPLKVFSGAAAVLVAAGLALVARFFWYYFGPRPGGHVQSLIVAAILIVVGVQTFLIALLADLVSINRTLLEQLQERQSPPPSPPKTLQ
- a CDS encoding DUF1573 domain-containing protein, with the protein product MVSFSPSPERAAKAARSFLLFGRHPRIARCGAGAVLASFAALVSAAPNAVVRDSVHDFGRVRLGAKILHSFPIHNSGDAPLELTGARLSDSGMTCHMPPRIPPAGDGAIDVEWSTGNAVGALRGRVSLRTNDPSRPEVPLVLEGKVYGPLDVDPFPAVFLSAFRDEDVRRELTFTSNQSRPVDLRLLPSPGSHYRAGLETVEAGKKWRLTAGVESGTGPGRYEESLRLESSDPQIGAVRIPVHLFIKADLYANPDSFDFGDVPLERVRRQPGALALLRQAVFLKKRRGGFHVRAVRSDVAALDLGATPPTGESGSFEILAGLRADALHPGSLDGTVTIETDDPGFPVLTIPVRGRIVEK
- a CDS encoding TIGR00730 family Rossman fold protein, producing the protein MEIRSVCVYCASSTAAAPWLFQEVKAFGAGLARRGWRLVYGGASVGPMGALADAALAGGGSVLGVIPSALVGREVAHPSLTELKVVETMHDRKSEMFKNADAFVAFPGGFGTMEEFFEMLTWKQLGIHSKPIVFVNVRGYYDSLLAQFERAIADGVVRKEHRILYSVADDSEKAFAVLEDATVLNRAPGKWY